GATCCCTTCTTGGGCGCGGTCTTGGCTGGATCGGGCATGATGCTGCTTCTCGAGTAAACGAACAGAAAATGACTGGCGCCCGCCTCGCACCCGCTCTATTTACAGACCCACATGCTAATGACGCCCAGACAAGATACCATTTTTTGATTGGCCAAAATTCGATACCTCCCCCTGCATGGCGCCTCCTACTGCATTCtgcttcctccctccctccatgcCTCCATGCCTCCTCCCTCCATGCCTCCATGCCTCCATGCctcctccctcccccctcctgCTCCGCTACGCTTTGCTTCCCTTCCCGCCCTTGTACTTTCAGAACAACGTGCACTATGAAAAAACAATTGGCTTGGGAAAAAAtcgttttatattatatatgcatgtatgcgtgtgtatgagaaagagagaaatatagaaGTAAGTTTCTactaaaatcattttttaaatcgttttaatcagtttataatATTGAATACTGTGCATATATGtggtttattacaaaaaatacaaatagagCTATCACTTACGCTACTTCTGTACAACGTTTAATGCCTTATGCTTCACGaaagaaaaagccttttttcCCACACGGAACAGCTCTTTTTCTAGACAtgtgggtggctcttaaaagagccatTGTGTTTGCATCGTTCGGTGTTAGAGCGTTTAACCGCCGAAGCCGTACAGAGTGCGTCCCTGGCGTTTCAGGGCGTACACCACATCCATGGCGGTCACAGTCTTTCTCTTGGCATGCTCGGTGTAGGTGACGGCGTCACGGATCACGTTCTCCAGAAACACCTTCAGCACGCCGCGAGTCTCTTCATAGATCAGACCAGAAATACGCTTTACACCACCACGGCGAGCCAGACGGCGAATAGCTGGCTTGGTGATCCCCTGGATGTTATCGCGAAGCACTTTGCGGTGACGCT
The Ictalurus furcatus strain D&B unplaced genomic scaffold, Billie_1.0 ctg3, whole genome shotgun sequence genome window above contains:
- the LOC128604616 gene encoding histone H4; the encoded protein is MSGRGKGGKGLGKGGAKRHRKVLRDNIQGITKPAIRRLARRGGVKRISGLIYEETRGVLKVFLENVIRDAVTYTEHAKRKTVTAMDVVYALKRQGRTLYGFGG